In Canis lupus familiaris isolate Mischka breed German Shepherd chromosome 24, alternate assembly UU_Cfam_GSD_1.0, whole genome shotgun sequence, a single genomic region encodes these proteins:
- the RNF114 gene encoding E3 ubiquitin-protein ligase RNF114, which yields MAAQQQEREGCAQRAGPAAESDPLGRFTCPVCLEVYEKPVQVPCGHVFCSACLQECLKPKKPVCGVCRSALAPGVRAAELERQIESTETSCHGCRKNFFLSKIRAHVATCSKYQNYIMEGVKATTKDASLQPRNVPNRYTFPCPYCPEKNFDQEGLVEHCKLCHSTDTKSVVCPICASMPWGDPNYRSANFIEHIQRRHQFSYDTFVDYDVDEEDMMNQVLQRSIIDQ from the exons ATGGCGGCGCAACAGCAGGAGCGTGAGGGTTGTGCGCAACGGGCTGGGCCCGCAGCGGAGTCCGACCCGCTGGGCCGCTTCACGTGTCCCGTGTGCTTAGAAGTGTACGAGAAGCCCGTGCAAGTGCCCTGCGGTCACGT CTTTTGCTCTGCATGCCTGCAGGAATGTCTGAAGCCGAAGAAGCCTGTCTGTGGGGTGTGTCGCAGCGCTCTGGCACCTGGCGTCCGAGCCGCGGAGCTCGAGCGGCAGATTGAGAGCACAGAGACTTCTTGCCATGGCTGCCGTAAAAAT TTCTTCCTATCCAAGATCCGGGCCCATGTGGCTACCTGTTCCAAATACCAGAATTACATCATGGAAGGTGTGAAGGCCACCACCAAGGATGCCTCCCTTCAGCCAAG GAATGTCCCCAATCGCTACACCTTTCCTTGCCCTTACTGTCCTGAGAAGAACTTTGATCAGGAAGGACTAGTGGAGCACTGCAAGTTATGCCACAGCACGGACACCAAGTCTGTG GTTTGCCCAATATGTGCCTCGATGCCCTGGGGAGACCCCAACTACCGCAGCGCCAACTTCATAGAGCACATCCAGCGCCGGCACCAATTTTCTTATGATACTTTTGTG